The following proteins come from a genomic window of Verrucomicrobiia bacterium:
- a CDS encoding DUF4143 domain-containing protein has product MRSNGAPTCCPICRGLWLVRLLPPHHRNFNKRLVKTAKLCFLDAGLAAWLLGIKDAATLTLNPLRGPLVETWVLGELCKARFNRGFPEGLFFWRDSAGHEVDVIREDGDQLDAIEVKSGTTLNADFFQGLER; this is encoded by the coding sequence ATGAGGTCCAACGGTGCCCCGACCTGCTGTCCCATCTGCAGGGGATTGTGGCTGGTCCGTCTGCTCCCGCCGCACCACCGCAACTTCAACAAGCGGCTCGTCAAGACCGCCAAGCTCTGCTTCCTGGATGCCGGCCTCGCCGCCTGGCTGCTGGGCATCAAGGACGCCGCCACGCTCACGCTCAATCCATTGCGCGGGCCGCTGGTCGAGACCTGGGTGCTCGGCGAGCTGTGTAAGGCCCGATTCAACCGGGGGTTTCCGGAGGGCCTGTTCTTCTGGCGCGACAGCGCCGGCCACGAAGTGGACGTGATCCGGGAGGACGGCGATCAACTGGATGCCATCGAGGTCAAGTCCGGGACGACCCTGAACGCGGACTTCTTCCAAGGCCTGGAACGTTAG
- a CDS encoding ATP-binding protein, whose translation MIPRPFWQQRIADAWGEAPIVWLCGVRRAGKTTLARQLGEDRTLYMNCDLPEVEDQVRDPLRFFRSCEKEVAIFDEIHQLRDPARLLKVGADEFPRLKILATGSSTLAASRKFRDTLAGRKRLVPLVPVLLEELTAFGNATLARRLLHGGLPPALLANAKKASFYREWMDSFFARDIQRLFGFRDVNRFNTFFEYCLRQSGGQFEQTKAASAVGITRPTVESHLRALEITHAVTLLRPFHGGGQNEIVRQPKVYAFDTGFVSWARGWEPLRSDDCGLLWEHVVLEHLQAHFPETPVRYWRDKQGREVDFVLARGRDEVDVIECKWSSDAFEADALHAFRSHYPKGRNYLFSPLGSQGYTKRFGTHDVSVCPPPEFTGSALP comes from the coding sequence ATGATTCCAAGGCCGTTCTGGCAGCAGCGGATTGCGGATGCCTGGGGGGAGGCACCCATTGTCTGGTTGTGCGGGGTCCGAAGGGCGGGGAAGACGACTCTGGCGCGGCAGTTGGGCGAAGACCGCACGCTCTACATGAACTGCGACCTACCTGAAGTGGAGGACCAGGTGCGCGATCCGCTGCGGTTCTTCCGCTCCTGCGAGAAGGAGGTGGCGATCTTTGATGAAATCCATCAACTGCGTGATCCGGCACGGTTGCTAAAGGTGGGCGCAGACGAATTTCCCCGGCTCAAGATTCTGGCCACCGGATCCTCAACCCTGGCGGCCAGTCGGAAATTCCGGGACACGCTTGCGGGGCGCAAGCGCCTGGTGCCTTTGGTTCCGGTGCTGCTGGAGGAACTGACGGCCTTCGGCAATGCCACACTGGCGCGACGACTGCTTCACGGCGGCCTGCCGCCTGCGCTCCTGGCAAACGCCAAGAAGGCATCGTTTTACCGTGAGTGGATGGATTCGTTCTTCGCGCGGGACATCCAGCGTTTGTTTGGTTTTCGGGATGTGAACCGATTCAACACCTTCTTCGAATACTGTCTGCGGCAGAGCGGCGGGCAGTTCGAACAAACCAAGGCTGCCAGCGCGGTGGGCATCACGCGTCCGACGGTCGAGAGCCATCTGCGTGCGCTCGAAATCACCCATGCGGTCACCCTGCTGCGGCCATTTCACGGCGGCGGCCAGAACGAGATTGTCCGGCAACCGAAGGTGTACGCGTTTGACACCGGTTTCGTGAGCTGGGCGCGCGGGTGGGAGCCGCTCCGGTCCGACGACTGCGGGTTGCTGTGGGAGCACGTGGTCCTCGAACACTTGCAGGCGCACTTCCCCGAAACGCCGGTGCGCTACTGGCGGGACAAGCAGGGGCGCGAGGTGGATTTCGTGTTGGCACGGGGCCGGGATGAAGTGGATGTGATCGAATGCAAATGGAGCAGCGACGCATTCGAGGCCGACGCGTTGCATGCCTTTCGCAGCCACTATCCGAAGGGACGCAACTATCTGTTCAGCCCCTTGGGATCGCAGGGATACACGAAACGCTTCGGTACCCATGACGTGTCCGTTTGCCCACCTCCGGAGTTCACCGGGTCGGCGCTGCCATGA
- a CDS encoding ABC transporter ATP-binding protein, with protein MSADPEIPAIAARGLIRRFGGVTALDGVTLDVRPGEFFTLLGASGCGKTTLLRLLAGLDQPDAGSLHLHGADALRLPPHARPVNTVFQSYALFPHLTVRENVLFGLRMKRVAPPEAARRAAAALELCEIGELAGRRPHQLSGGQQQRVALARALVNEPRVLLLDEPLAALDPQLRRQLREGLHALQRRLGITFVLVTHDREEALSLSDRLALMREGRIEQVGPGEMLYRHPATRFVAGFLGECNLVPARVVAPGEIESALGRWRVADTPQVSGPVWAAFRPEAVTLAGSDSPNAFSAVLARRTFTGATSACMAEAGTQPVLLTLPTGATTEASHAVGSLLRLAVDPRRISVLTE; from the coding sequence ATGTCCGCCGATCCCGAGATCCCCGCCATTGCCGCCCGGGGCCTGATCCGCCGTTTTGGCGGGGTGACCGCCCTGGACGGCGTGACACTTGACGTTCGTCCCGGAGAGTTTTTCACCCTCCTCGGCGCGTCGGGCTGCGGCAAGACGACCCTGCTGCGCCTCCTCGCCGGACTCGATCAACCGGATGCCGGAAGCCTGCACCTGCATGGAGCCGATGCGCTCCGCCTGCCGCCCCACGCCCGCCCGGTCAACACGGTCTTTCAATCCTATGCCTTGTTCCCGCACCTCACCGTGCGGGAGAACGTCCTCTTCGGACTGCGCATGAAGCGGGTGGCACCGCCCGAGGCCGCGCGGCGGGCCGCGGCAGCGCTCGAGTTGTGCGAGATCGGCGAACTGGCCGGGAGGCGTCCGCACCAGCTCTCCGGCGGCCAGCAGCAGCGGGTCGCGCTTGCCCGGGCCCTCGTCAACGAACCCCGCGTGCTGTTGCTCGACGAACCCCTGGCCGCACTGGATCCACAGCTCCGCCGCCAATTGCGCGAGGGCCTTCACGCGCTTCAGCGGCGCCTGGGCATCACCTTTGTGCTCGTCACCCATGACCGGGAGGAGGCGCTGTCGCTGAGCGACCGGTTGGCCCTGATGCGGGAGGGGCGCATCGAGCAGGTCGGGCCGGGGGAAATGCTCTACCGGCATCCCGCCACCCGGTTCGTCGCCGGGTTCCTTGGGGAGTGCAATCTCGTCCCGGCGCGCGTCGTGGCCCCCGGCGAGATCGAGTCGGCGCTGGGACGCTGGCGCGTCGCCGACACGCCCCAGGTGTCGGGACCGGTATGGGCCGCGTTTCGTCCGGAAGCCGTCACGCTGGCCGGCAGTGATTCCCCGAATGCCTTCAGCGCTGTTCTGGCCCGGCGAACGTTCACCGGAGCCACTTCGGCCTGCATGGCCGAAGCGGGAACGCAACCCGTCCTGCTGACCCTCCCGACCGGAGCCACGACGGAGGCGTCCCACGCTGTCGGCTCCCTCCTGCGCCTCGCCGTGGATCCACGGCGGATTTCCGTGCTCACCGAATGA
- a CDS encoding ABC transporter permease: protein MIPANRPATVRAALLTAGPALLWMGVFLGLPMAGLAVVSFLTRGDYGDFGLPWTLENYARLAGRTELGFDPLYPRILGRSVALGAATTALCLAGALPVAFFIARRTARWQATLLTLLLVPFWTNLLIRTYGWQVLLAPGAPLSRLAAAFGIIPPDAGIYPGLVAVLVGMVCDFLPFMVLPLYASVEKVDWTLADAAADLGATPWGIFRHALWPQIRPGAAAGMALVFLPATGQFVVPDLLGGARVLMVGNAIQQQFGTSRDWPFGAAMACVTLLLLLLLAVSRRRREAHAVES from the coding sequence ATGATCCCCGCAAACCGTCCGGCCACCGTCCGTGCCGCGCTCCTGACCGCAGGACCCGCGCTCCTCTGGATGGGCGTGTTCCTCGGGCTGCCCATGGCCGGATTGGCGGTGGTGAGCTTCCTGACACGCGGGGATTACGGAGATTTCGGACTGCCGTGGACGCTGGAAAACTACGCGCGCCTCGCAGGACGCACTGAACTGGGATTCGACCCTCTCTATCCGCGAATTCTCGGCCGCAGCGTGGCCCTGGGAGCCGCGACCACTGCGTTATGCCTGGCGGGTGCGCTGCCGGTGGCGTTCTTCATTGCCCGTCGGACCGCCCGGTGGCAGGCGACGCTGCTGACGCTCTTGTTGGTGCCGTTCTGGACCAACCTTCTGATTCGGACCTATGGCTGGCAGGTGTTGCTGGCCCCGGGGGCCCCGTTGTCCCGGCTGGCGGCCGCATTCGGGATCATCCCACCGGACGCAGGGATCTACCCGGGACTCGTGGCGGTCCTGGTGGGCATGGTCTGCGATTTTCTGCCGTTCATGGTGCTGCCGCTCTATGCGTCGGTCGAAAAGGTGGACTGGACCCTTGCCGATGCCGCCGCCGACCTCGGGGCGACACCTTGGGGGATCTTTCGCCATGCCCTTTGGCCGCAGATCCGGCCCGGAGCGGCCGCCGGCATGGCGCTGGTGTTCCTTCCGGCGACCGGACAGTTCGTGGTTCCCGATCTGCTTGGGGGGGCCCGGGTGCTCATGGTGGGCAATGCCATCCAGCAACAGTTTGGCACCAGCCGCGACTGGCCGTTCGGGGCCGCCATGGCGTGTGTGACCTTGTTGTTGTTGCTGCTGCTGGCGGTGAGCCGGCGGCGCCGGGAGGCGCATGCGGTGGAGTCATGA